In a single window of the Thermus amyloliquefaciens genome:
- a CDS encoding acetyl-CoA hydrolase/transferase family protein, whose amino-acid sequence MSYRKKLTSPEDAVSLIRSGMRVFVSGNAATPTPLLKALAARKDELEGVELVHLLQMGEDPFASPEMEGHFRRRSLFVGPTDREAVNQGRADYVPIMLHQVPWLFKRRILLLDAAIVQVSPPDEHGFCSLGVEVIATKAALEAAPIVIAMVNPRMPRTLGDTFVHVSRLTAIVEMEWPLPELKREGFGEVERRIGEHVAGLIEDGATLQMGIGAIPDAVLASLEGRRDLGVHTEMISDGVLEAFEKGLITGARKTLHPGKVIGTFVLGSERLYRFVHDNPLFELHPADYVNDPFVVAQNRKMVAINSAIEVDLTGQVVADSIGTRIYSGFGGQLDFIRGAARSEGGKPIIALPSTAKGHSRIVPYLKPGAGVVTTRADVHYVVTEWGVAELFGRSLRERAMALIGIAYPDFREELLKAAWERKLLPRSYPGFRPGP is encoded by the coding sequence ATGAGCTACCGCAAGAAGCTGACCTCTCCTGAGGATGCCGTTTCCCTCATCCGCTCCGGCATGCGGGTCTTCGTCTCCGGCAACGCCGCCACCCCCACGCCCCTCCTCAAGGCCCTTGCCGCCCGCAAGGACGAGCTGGAGGGCGTGGAGCTCGTCCACCTCCTGCAGATGGGGGAAGACCCCTTCGCCTCCCCCGAGATGGAGGGGCACTTCCGGCGCCGCTCCCTCTTCGTGGGGCCCACGGACCGGGAGGCGGTGAACCAGGGCCGGGCGGACTACGTGCCCATCATGCTCCACCAGGTGCCCTGGCTCTTCAAGCGCCGCATCCTCCTCCTGGATGCCGCCATCGTCCAGGTTTCCCCGCCCGATGAGCACGGCTTCTGCTCCTTGGGGGTGGAGGTGATCGCCACCAAGGCGGCCCTCGAGGCCGCCCCTATCGTGATCGCCATGGTGAACCCCAGGATGCCGCGAACCCTAGGGGACACCTTCGTCCACGTCTCCCGCCTCACCGCCATCGTGGAGATGGAATGGCCCTTGCCCGAGCTCAAGCGGGAGGGGTTTGGCGAGGTGGAAAGGCGCATCGGGGAGCACGTGGCGGGCCTGATTGAGGACGGGGCCACCCTGCAGATGGGCATCGGGGCCATCCCCGACGCCGTCTTGGCCAGCCTCGAGGGCAGGCGGGACCTGGGGGTGCACACGGAGATGATCTCCGACGGGGTGCTGGAGGCCTTTGAGAAGGGCCTCATCACCGGGGCCAGGAAGACCCTTCACCCCGGCAAGGTCATCGGCACCTTCGTCCTGGGCTCGGAAAGGCTCTACCGCTTCGTCCACGACAACCCCCTCTTTGAGCTCCACCCCGCGGACTACGTGAACGACCCCTTCGTGGTGGCCCAGAACCGCAAGATGGTGGCCATCAACTCCGCCATCGAGGTGGACCTCACCGGGCAGGTGGTGGCGGACTCCATCGGCACCCGCATCTACTCCGGCTTCGGGGGCCAGCTGGACTTCATCCGCGGGGCGGCGAGGAGCGAGGGGGGGAAGCCCATCATCGCCCTTCCCTCCACCGCCAAGGGGCATAGCCGCATCGTTCCCTACCTGAAACCGGGGGCGGGGGTGGTCACCACCCGGGCGGACGTGCACTACGTGGTCACGGAGTGGGGGGTAGCGGAGCTTTTTGGCCGCTCCCTGAGGGAGAGGGCCATGGCCCTCATCGGCATCGCCTACCCCGACTTCCGGGAGGAGCTCTTAAAGGCCGCCTGGGAGCGGAAACTCTTGCCCAGGAGCTATCCGGGGTTCCGCCCGGGCCCTTAG
- a CDS encoding alanine dehydrogenase produces MEFGLPKEQGVVKTQPPFGEVREGRVALTPQGVRELVDRGHRVYVERGAGERAGFPDEAYERAGARLVSREEAFGRGEVVLKVGRPTLEEIALLRPGATVMAFLHLAVAESSLVEAMAEKGLTAIGYELIGAGGRRPVLKAMSEIAGRLAPQVAGRLLEAPFGPGVLLSGLPGIPPADVVILGAGVLGRAAARAFLGVGASVYLLDKELSALEEASKEAGGAVTALVTQTRLERYVAFADVLVGAVAVPGERAPLLLNRDLLARMRPGAVLLDFAIDQGGIAETSRVGVYQEMGITHFCLPNVPALVPRTSSHALTATLLPFLLKVEEDPLGVPELRQGAYLLLGQKGGHLE; encoded by the coding sequence ATGGAGTTTGGCCTACCCAAGGAGCAGGGCGTGGTCAAGACCCAACCCCCCTTCGGGGAGGTGCGGGAGGGGCGGGTGGCCCTTACCCCCCAAGGGGTGCGGGAGCTGGTGGATAGGGGTCACCGGGTCTATGTGGAACGGGGGGCGGGGGAGCGGGCGGGCTTTCCCGACGAGGCCTATGAGCGGGCCGGGGCCCGGTTGGTGAGCCGGGAGGAGGCCTTTGGGCGGGGGGAGGTGGTCTTGAAGGTGGGCCGGCCCACCCTCGAGGAAATCGCCCTCCTCCGCCCTGGGGCCACGGTCATGGCCTTCCTGCACCTGGCGGTGGCGGAATCCTCGTTGGTGGAGGCCATGGCGGAGAAGGGCCTGACGGCCATTGGGTACGAGCTCATCGGGGCTGGGGGGAGGCGTCCCGTGCTCAAGGCCATGAGCGAGATCGCGGGCCGCCTGGCCCCCCAGGTGGCGGGAAGGCTTTTGGAGGCTCCCTTCGGCCCCGGGGTGCTGCTCTCGGGGCTGCCTGGGATTCCCCCGGCGGACGTGGTCATCCTGGGGGCGGGGGTTTTGGGAAGGGCGGCGGCCCGGGCCTTCCTGGGGGTGGGGGCCTCGGTCTACCTCTTGGACAAGGAGCTTTCCGCCCTGGAGGAGGCCTCCAAGGAGGCCGGGGGGGCGGTCACCGCCCTGGTCACCCAGACCCGCTTGGAGCGGTACGTGGCCTTTGCCGATGTCCTGGTGGGGGCGGTGGCGGTGCCGGGGGAAAGGGCCCCCCTCCTCCTCAACCGGGACCTGCTTGCCCGCATGCGCCCGGGGGCGGTCCTCCTGGACTTCGCCATCGACCAGGGGGGCATCGCGGAGACCAGCCGGGTGGGGGTGTACCAGGAGATGGGCATCACCCACTTCTGCCTCCCCAACGTCCCCGCCCTGGTGCCCCGGACCAGCAGCCATGCCCTCACCGCCACCCTTTTGCCCTTTCTCCTGAAGGTGGAGGAGGACCCCTTGGGGGTTCCCGAGCTCCGGCAAGGGGCCTACCTCCTCCTGGGCCAGAAAGGAGGCCACCTGGAATGA
- a CDS encoding DUF456 domain-containing protein, producing MNAFADWLFVVLWGAGVLLTLVPLVPATLLILAAALLHEALVGFGELSLGLWLALGVLALLAMSLDNLATLLGARRYGAGRAGLWGAFLGGILGLFLGVVGVLVLPFLLAWLFEYLSGRKPEEALKAAWGTLVGLMGGVVAKVIVHVAMGILVIRAVF from the coding sequence GTGAACGCCTTCGCCGATTGGCTCTTCGTGGTCCTTTGGGGCGCAGGGGTGCTCCTGACCCTGGTGCCCCTCGTCCCCGCCACCCTTCTGATCCTGGCCGCCGCCCTTCTCCACGAGGCCCTGGTGGGCTTCGGGGAACTCTCCTTGGGCCTGTGGCTGGCCCTGGGGGTCCTGGCCCTTTTGGCCATGAGCCTGGACAACCTGGCCACCCTTCTGGGGGCCAGAAGGTACGGGGCGGGGCGGGCGGGGCTTTGGGGGGCCTTTTTGGGAGGGATTCTCGGCCTCTTCCTGGGGGTGGTGGGGGTCCTGGTGCTGCCCTTCCTCCTGGCCTGGCTTTTTGAGTACCTCTCGGGGCGCAAACCCGAGGAGGCCCTCAAGGCGGCCTGGGGCACCCTGGTGGGCCTCATGGGGGGCGTGGTGGCCAAGGTGATCGTCCACGTGGCCATGGGAATCCTGGTGATCCGGGCCGTCTTCTGA
- a CDS encoding glutaredoxin family protein: protein MLFPMDLVFVTREGCGLCEKAERALWTLGIPYVRREVDQDPELFRLYTLRVPVLLLGDRVLLEGLFDERSLLELAQRLPRGGEA from the coding sequence ATGCTTTTCCCCATGGACCTGGTCTTCGTCACCCGGGAGGGATGCGGCCTGTGCGAGAAGGCGGAAAGGGCCCTTTGGACCTTGGGGATACCCTATGTGCGCCGGGAGGTGGACCAAGACCCCGAGCTCTTCCGCCTCTACACCTTGCGGGTGCCCGTGCTCCTGCTGGGGGATAGGGTGCTTTTGGAGGGCCTTTTTGACGAGCGGTCCCTCCTGGAACTGGCGCAAAGGCTCCCAAGAGGGGGTGAGGCATGA
- the lgt gene encoding prolipoprotein diacylglyceryl transferase — MIQIGPLRIQWYGFLLTLAIFIGFELAKRRLRAWGLDAEKFETVAFWAVVFGVVGARLGYVLTSPGYFLQNPVEVLYIWHGGLSFHGAILGGVLVFLYYHRRRGYPLWPYLDAATPGVALGIIAGRIGNLMNGSDTVGRLTSLPIGFTWPEWAKGFPGICPGIDDISQVYRCQELLRGPVHLTQIYGALVGLILLPLAYRWLRKRPFYGYAFWNFLLWYSILRSVLEEPFRLNPLWLPVYRNDELGIGLFTATQVVSLPLVLLSWYMLRRLGRGSG, encoded by the coding sequence ATGATCCAGATCGGCCCCTTGCGCATCCAGTGGTACGGCTTCCTCCTCACCTTGGCCATCTTCATCGGCTTTGAGTTGGCCAAGCGCAGGCTTAGGGCCTGGGGGTTGGATGCGGAGAAGTTTGAGACGGTGGCCTTCTGGGCGGTGGTTTTCGGGGTGGTGGGGGCCAGGCTGGGCTACGTCCTCACCTCCCCCGGCTACTTCCTGCAGAACCCGGTGGAGGTCTTGTACATCTGGCACGGGGGGCTTTCCTTCCACGGGGCCATCCTGGGCGGGGTACTGGTCTTCCTCTACTACCACCGCCGGAGGGGCTACCCCTTGTGGCCCTACCTGGACGCCGCCACCCCTGGGGTGGCCCTGGGCATCATCGCCGGGCGCATCGGCAACCTCATGAACGGCTCCGACACCGTAGGCCGCCTCACCTCCTTGCCCATCGGTTTCACCTGGCCGGAGTGGGCCAAGGGCTTCCCCGGAATCTGCCCAGGCATCGACGACATCTCCCAGGTTTACCGGTGCCAGGAGCTCCTGCGGGGCCCCGTGCACCTCACCCAGATCTACGGGGCCCTGGTGGGCCTCATCCTCCTCCCCCTGGCCTACCGCTGGCTGAGGAAGCGGCCCTTTTACGGCTACGCCTTCTGGAACTTCCTCCTTTGGTACAGCATCCTGCGCTCGGTTTTGGAGGAGCCCTTCCGCCTCAACCCCCTTTGGCTTCCCGTGTACCGGAACGACGAGCTGGGCATCGGCCTCTTCACCGCCACCCAGGTGGTGAGCCTGCCCCTCGTCCTCCTTTCCTGGTATATGCTCCGGCGACTGGGAAGGGGCTCTGGGTAA
- a CDS encoding MalY/PatB family protein, with product MELPPRKDSLKWGTYPEDVLPLWVADMDFPIAEPIRRALRERAEGFLGYPPREGDQELRALILEKVGLEGELAFMPGVVVGLYGAVAAFTAPGQGVLTQVPVYPPFLSAIRQQKRTVLANPLRETEEGYQLDLEGLERLAYASRLLLFCHPQNPTGRVYGEEELSALAAIARKHDLIVVSDELHAPLTYGKTHVPLARFLPERTLTLLGPGKAYNLAGLPIGAAVGPKPLVEALKRHLPHTFPNVLAMAAWKAALLEADSWLQEVLGRLKANRDRVAAWAKEVGLGHHPPEGTYLAWLKTPIPQAASFFLKEARVALNPGENFGEGYDRYVRLNFATYPEVLEEALKRLAEALKKG from the coding sequence ATGGAGCTTCCCCCCCGCAAGGACTCCCTCAAATGGGGCACCTACCCTGAGGACGTCCTGCCCCTTTGGGTGGCGGACATGGACTTTCCCATCGCCGAGCCCATCCGCAGGGCCCTACGGGAAAGGGCCGAGGGGTTTTTGGGCTACCCACCCCGGGAGGGGGACCAGGAGCTCAGGGCCCTCATCCTGGAAAAGGTGGGCCTGGAAGGCGAGCTGGCCTTCATGCCCGGGGTGGTGGTGGGGCTCTACGGGGCGGTGGCCGCCTTCACCGCCCCCGGCCAGGGGGTCCTGACCCAGGTCCCCGTATACCCTCCGTTCTTATCCGCCATACGCCAGCAGAAACGCACGGTTTTGGCCAATCCTTTGAGGGAAACGGAGGAGGGGTACCAGCTGGACCTCGAGGGCCTGGAGCGCCTGGCCTACGCCAGCCGCCTCCTCCTCTTCTGCCACCCGCAAAACCCCACGGGAAGGGTCTATGGGGAGGAGGAGCTTTCCGCCTTGGCCGCCATCGCCCGCAAGCACGACCTCATCGTGGTTTCCGATGAGCTCCACGCCCCTTTGACCTACGGGAAAACCCACGTGCCCCTGGCCCGCTTCCTCCCGGAGCGCACCCTTACCCTCTTGGGACCGGGAAAGGCCTACAACCTGGCCGGACTGCCCATCGGGGCGGCGGTGGGGCCCAAGCCCCTGGTGGAGGCCCTGAAGCGCCACCTCCCCCACACCTTCCCCAACGTCCTGGCCATGGCCGCCTGGAAGGCCGCCCTCCTGGAGGCCGATTCCTGGCTCCAGGAGGTCCTCGGACGGCTCAAGGCCAACCGCGACCGGGTGGCGGCCTGGGCCAAGGAGGTGGGCCTCGGCCACCATCCCCCGGAGGGCACCTACCTGGCCTGGCTCAAAACCCCTATTCCCCAGGCGGCCTCCTTCTTCCTCAAGGAGGCCCGGGTGGCCCTGAACCCCGGGGAAAACTTCGGGGAGGGGTACGATCGCTACGTGCGCCTCAACTTCGCCACCTACCCGGAGGTGCTGGAAGAGGCCCTAAAGCGCCTGGCGGAGGCCCTTAAAAAGGGGTGA
- a CDS encoding Hsp20/alpha crystallin family protein, with amino-acid sequence MALVRRDARPVEVTPFRTWGPLSLLEEANRLFEEVLGDFARPVATFVAPADLYETDEALVLEMAVPGLSPEDLEVSLEGSKLTVRGQVKPAEEAKVRRYYLQELSHGSFVRTFTLPVEVDASQAKAEFRHGILRLTLPKVAEARAKRIPIEVVQ; translated from the coding sequence ATGGCCCTGGTTCGTAGGGATGCGCGCCCCGTGGAGGTTACCCCCTTCCGCACCTGGGGTCCTTTGTCCCTCCTGGAGGAGGCCAACCGGCTCTTTGAGGAGGTTCTAGGCGACTTTGCCCGGCCCGTGGCTACCTTTGTGGCCCCTGCCGACCTCTACGAGACCGACGAGGCCTTGGTCCTGGAGATGGCGGTGCCGGGCCTCTCCCCGGAGGACCTCGAGGTGAGCCTCGAGGGCAGCAAGCTCACGGTGCGGGGCCAGGTGAAGCCCGCCGAGGAGGCCAAGGTGCGCCGTTACTACCTCCAGGAGCTCTCCCATGGCTCCTTCGTGCGCACCTTCACCCTTCCCGTGGAGGTGGATGCCTCCCAGGCCAAGGCGGAGTTCCGCCACGGGATCCTGCGCCTCACCCTGCCCAAGGTGGCCGAGGCCCGGGCCAAGCGGATCCCCATTGAGGTGGTCCAGTAA
- a CDS encoding sulfurtransferase, with the protein MEVPPEAVLVDTRPRAAYEAGHLPGARHLDLSAPRLRLREEGELQALEAGLTELFQELGLKSPVILYDEGLTSRLCRTAFFLGLGGLEVALWTEGWEAQATEREEPKPQRSDTIARLRRDWLLTADEAARHPLLLDVRSPEEHQGKVHPPCCPKGGRIPGSRNAPLELFLEPDKVLKRLGLEPGQEVGVYCHSGARSAVAFFVLRSLGVKARNYLGSMHEWLQEGLPTEP; encoded by the coding sequence ATGGAGGTCCCTCCCGAAGCCGTCCTGGTGGATACCCGCCCCCGGGCCGCCTACGAGGCCGGCCACCTGCCCGGCGCCCGGCACCTGGACCTCTCCGCCCCCAGGCTGCGCCTGCGGGAAGAGGGGGAGCTTCAAGCCCTGGAAGCCGGCCTCACCGAGCTTTTCCAGGAACTGGGGCTCAAAAGCCCCGTGATCCTCTACGACGAGGGCCTAACCAGCCGCCTTTGCCGCACCGCCTTCTTCCTGGGGCTTGGGGGGCTGGAGGTGGCCCTTTGGACCGAGGGCTGGGAGGCCCAGGCCACCGAGCGGGAGGAGCCCAAGCCCCAGCGCTCGGACACCATCGCCCGCCTCCGCCGGGACTGGCTCCTTACCGCGGACGAGGCGGCCAGGCACCCCCTCCTTCTGGACGTGCGTAGCCCCGAGGAGCACCAGGGCAAGGTCCACCCCCCCTGCTGTCCCAAGGGGGGTCGCATCCCGGGAAGCCGAAACGCCCCCCTGGAGCTTTTTCTGGAGCCGGACAAGGTGCTCAAGCGGCTCGGCCTGGAACCGGGGCAGGAAGTGGGGGTCTACTGCCACTCCGGGGCCCGGAGCGCCGTGGCCTTCTTCGTGCTGCGGAGCCTGGGGGTAAAGGCCAGGAACTACCTGGGCTCCATGCACGAGTGGCTCCAGGAGGGGCTTCCCACCGAGCCATGA
- a CDS encoding MBL fold metallo-hydrolase has protein sequence MRVHRLSVGPLQENTYLVEGTEGTVLIDPGDEAERILALLESTGLRPEAILLTHAHFDHVGAVAPLVEALSLPVFLHPLDLPLYRHAAEVARMWGLAIPNPPLPVEPLEEGQVLFGFTVWHLPGHSPGHVAFLHPGGALDPLRVFSGDLLFRGSIGRHDLPGASREDLFQSLRRLLTLPPRTEVYPGHGPSTSLALEAKTNPFLLGLEWET, from the coding sequence ATGAGGGTCCACCGCCTGAGCGTGGGCCCCCTCCAGGAAAACACCTACCTGGTGGAGGGGACGGAGGGGACGGTGCTCATAGACCCCGGGGACGAAGCGGAAAGGATCCTGGCCCTCCTGGAGTCCACGGGGTTAAGGCCCGAGGCCATCCTGCTCACCCACGCCCACTTTGACCACGTGGGGGCGGTGGCCCCCTTGGTGGAGGCCCTATCCCTGCCGGTCTTCCTCCACCCCTTGGACCTCCCCCTTTACCGGCACGCGGCGGAGGTGGCCCGCATGTGGGGCCTGGCCATCCCCAACCCCCCCCTGCCGGTGGAGCCCTTGGAGGAGGGGCAGGTCCTTTTCGGCTTCACCGTCTGGCATCTGCCCGGCCATAGCCCTGGCCATGTGGCCTTCCTTCACCCCGGCGGGGCCCTAGACCCCCTTCGGGTTTTTTCCGGGGACCTCCTCTTCCGGGGGAGCATCGGCCGCCACGACCTGCCGGGGGCAAGCCGGGAGGACCTCTTCCAATCCCTCAGGCGCCTCCTCACCCTGCCTCCCAGGACGGAGGTCTACCCGGGGCACGGGCCCAGCACCTCCCTGGCCCTGGAGGCCAAGACCAACCCCTTCCTCCTGGGGTTAGAATGGGAGACGTGA
- a CDS encoding zinc ribbon domain-containing protein, translating to MGDVNGADAPHRGQLEALKALYHLQEKDLEIDRLQKEAEALPQDLVSVKIQVEALESRLADLLERQAELRKEYNRHSLDIEDLTAKEKQAEAEQRQAQSAREQTQYENRIQQIKDRIKELLELSTPIMEAMENLEGEIQEVEAQLAALRPRLEELLEANRVRVEALKAEIAVRLEERSLMAQTIPAPILKEYEAVRRARRGTGIARMHRQGQVFRCEGCNVVLPTHVAQKVVQGQLVRCPSCGRLLWKGED from the coding sequence ATGGGAGACGTGAACGGGGCGGACGCTCCCCACAGGGGACAGCTCGAGGCGCTCAAGGCTCTTTACCACCTGCAGGAAAAGGACCTGGAGATAGACCGGTTGCAAAAGGAGGCGGAGGCCCTCCCCCAGGATCTGGTTTCGGTGAAGATCCAGGTGGAGGCCCTGGAGAGCCGGCTTGCCGACCTCCTGGAGCGCCAGGCGGAGCTTCGCAAGGAGTACAACCGCCACAGCCTGGACATCGAGGACCTCACCGCCAAGGAGAAGCAGGCGGAGGCTGAGCAACGCCAGGCGCAAAGCGCCCGCGAGCAGACCCAGTACGAGAACCGCATCCAACAGATCAAGGACCGGATCAAAGAACTCCTGGAGCTCTCCACCCCCATCATGGAGGCCATGGAGAACTTGGAGGGCGAGATCCAGGAGGTGGAAGCCCAGCTCGCCGCCTTAAGGCCCCGCCTGGAAGAGCTCCTGGAGGCCAACCGGGTCAGGGTGGAGGCCCTCAAGGCGGAGATCGCCGTCAGGCTCGAGGAACGCTCCCTCATGGCCCAGACCATCCCCGCCCCCATCCTTAAGGAGTATGAGGCGGTGCGCCGGGCCCGAAGGGGCACCGGCATCGCCCGCATGCACCGCCAGGGCCAGGTCTTCCGCTGCGAGGGGTGCAACGTGGTGCTGCCCACCCACGTGGCCCAGAAGGTGGTGCAGGGGCAGCTGGTGCGCTGCCCCTCCTGCGGCCGGCTTCTTTGGAAGGGGGAAGACTAG
- a CDS encoding OsmC family protein, with protein MPVRKANAIWEGGLRNGQGWMKLQSQAFEGPYSYPSRFEEGPGTNPEELIAAAHAGCFSMALAASLERAGFPPKRIATEARVHLEMVEGKATLTRIDLIAEAEVPGITPEKFKEIAQAAKEGCPVSRALAGVGEITLEARLA; from the coding sequence ATGCCGGTAAGAAAGGCCAATGCCATATGGGAAGGCGGTTTGCGTAACGGTCAGGGTTGGATGAAGCTGCAAAGCCAGGCCTTTGAGGGTCCTTATTCCTACCCCTCCCGCTTTGAGGAGGGGCCGGGGACCAACCCCGAGGAGCTCATCGCCGCTGCCCATGCGGGGTGCTTTTCCATGGCCCTGGCCGCCTCCTTGGAGCGGGCGGGCTTTCCCCCAAAGAGAATCGCCACGGAGGCCCGGGTGCACCTGGAGATGGTGGAGGGGAAGGCCACCCTTACCCGGATTGACCTGATCGCCGAGGCGGAGGTGCCGGGGATAACCCCGGAGAAGTTCAAGGAAATCGCCCAGGCGGCCAAGGAGGGGTGCCCGGTTTCCCGGGCCTTGGCGGGGGTGGGGGAGATCACCCTCGAGGCCCGCCTGGCCTGA
- a CDS encoding metalloenzyme — protein sequence MLFLFVDGLGLGEALEDLFPLLLELSPRALDATLGVEGLPQSGTGQTTLLTGVNAARFLGHHQGPFPGPRLKPLLQQSLYAWARATGLRVLHANAYRPEYLERATRGRRLLLSAFAQAALLADLPLLPLGHPQALSPGFWEDPYGAGAQAAALARGFDLVVLEYWALDLYAHRFPEALPERFRELSLFVKGFLEAGGTLLLTSDHGNAEEPWHPKHTRNPVPLVYTGESPSWPEDLTGVLPWLQVIIASKVGKSDRNT from the coding sequence GTGCTCTTCCTCTTCGTGGACGGCCTGGGCCTGGGAGAGGCCTTGGAGGATCTCTTCCCCCTTCTTTTGGAGCTTTCCCCCAGGGCCCTGGACGCCACCTTGGGGGTGGAGGGCCTGCCCCAGTCGGGCACGGGCCAGACCACCCTCCTCACCGGGGTCAACGCCGCCAGGTTCCTGGGCCACCACCAAGGGCCTTTCCCTGGCCCCCGGCTCAAGCCCCTGCTCCAGCAAAGCCTCTACGCCTGGGCCAGGGCAACAGGCCTACGCGTCCTCCACGCCAACGCCTACCGCCCGGAATACCTGGAGCGGGCCACCCGGGGAAGAAGGCTGCTCCTCTCCGCCTTTGCCCAGGCCGCCCTTTTGGCGGACCTGCCCCTCCTGCCCCTGGGCCATCCCCAGGCCCTCAGCCCCGGGTTCTGGGAGGACCCCTACGGCGCAGGCGCCCAGGCGGCGGCCCTGGCCCGGGGCTTTGACCTGGTGGTCCTGGAGTACTGGGCCCTGGACCTCTATGCCCACCGCTTCCCGGAAGCCTTGCCCGAGCGCTTTCGCGAGCTCTCCCTATTCGTGAAGGGCTTCCTGGAAGCAGGCGGCACCCTCCTCCTCACCTCCGACCACGGCAACGCCGAGGAGCCCTGGCACCCCAAGCACACCCGAAACCCCGTGCCCCTGGTTTACACCGGGGAAAGCCCCTCCTGGCCGGAGGACCTGACGGGGGTACTCCCCTGGTTGCAAGTGATTATCGCTTCTAAAGTTGGAAAATCCGACCGGAATACTTGA
- a CDS encoding iron ABC transporter substrate-binding protein has protein sequence MQRRRFLTLMGLAALGLASAQQPTLTLYSGRGQSLVEPLVKQFQEETGIRVQVRYGTDAQILAALQEEGGRSPADIFWANTAGALGQAASKGLLRPLGDTLLRQPQAFVPASKAWVPVTVRLRVLAYNPQRLKPEELPASLLDLPRFAQEKGLAGRVGWTPTYSSFQDMVAGMIALHGETKTREWLSAMKALNPKGYASNPAMLDAIRAGEIDLGSTNHYYVVRFRRAGYNLGLHYFKDGDAGNLALVTGAGILKTSKNLVAANRFLTYLLSPKGQQYFAGTVGEYPLVKGVVADAHLLSLEEALRKSPKLDFEKLPLDQALKLLRELGIL, from the coding sequence ATGCAGCGAAGAAGGTTCCTTACCCTGATGGGCCTTGCGGCTTTAGGACTGGCTTCTGCCCAGCAACCGACCCTGACCCTCTACTCCGGGCGGGGGCAAAGCCTGGTGGAACCCTTGGTGAAGCAGTTCCAGGAGGAGACCGGCATCCGGGTCCAGGTGCGCTACGGCACCGACGCCCAGATCCTGGCGGCCCTGCAGGAGGAAGGAGGGCGCTCCCCAGCCGACATCTTCTGGGCCAACACCGCGGGCGCCTTGGGCCAGGCGGCCAGCAAGGGGCTCCTAAGGCCTTTGGGGGACACCCTGCTTAGGCAACCCCAGGCCTTCGTGCCCGCCTCCAAGGCCTGGGTGCCGGTGACGGTGCGCCTTAGGGTGCTGGCCTATAACCCGCAAAGGCTGAAACCGGAAGAGCTCCCGGCAAGCCTCCTGGACCTGCCCCGCTTCGCCCAGGAAAAGGGCCTGGCGGGCCGGGTGGGCTGGACCCCCACCTACTCCAGCTTCCAGGACATGGTGGCGGGGATGATCGCCCTCCACGGGGAAACCAAGACCCGGGAGTGGCTTTCCGCCATGAAGGCTCTTAACCCCAAGGGCTACGCCTCCAACCCGGCCATGCTGGACGCCATCCGCGCTGGGGAGATCGACCTTGGCTCCACCAACCACTACTACGTGGTGCGCTTCCGCCGGGCCGGGTACAACCTGGGCCTCCACTACTTCAAGGACGGGGATGCGGGCAACCTGGCCTTGGTCACGGGAGCGGGCATCCTCAAGACCTCCAAGAACCTAGTGGCCGCCAACCGCTTCCTCACCTACCTGCTTTCCCCCAAGGGGCAGCAGTACTTCGCGGGGACCGTGGGGGAATACCCCCTGGTGAAGGGGGTGGTGGCCGACGCCCACCTCCTCTCTCTGGAAGAGGCGCTGAGGAAAAGCCCCAAGCTGGACTTTGAAAAACTGCCCCTGGACCAGGCCCTAAAGCTCCTCCGGGAGCTGGGCATCCTCTAG